The following are encoded in a window of Vigna unguiculata cultivar IT97K-499-35 chromosome 8, ASM411807v1, whole genome shotgun sequence genomic DNA:
- the LOC114193887 gene encoding probable receptor-like protein kinase At1g11050: MILTFMLLFTILIVAVAASSSCPMDLTYVKTIPWNASICNKDPVNKDLCCQELSSIFGIGLAEHLKETSMFYLPDLNTSSTCLSDFKHNLAAISVKPNIVSFCFPNPTQFVTNSSACAGITTLQDWNQKVAMDGPVKTSCKGDLKDQTLCSNCIDAALELVSNLKRTDPNANRCFYYTVLYVAAVANPFGTTDLSTTGCILGMTQPSNAGRKGSSNKRRKKIKLVITLLGVVVGVVFGFALALMVVYRKWDKRRKENVRRREVENEVRAGVLPGTGAKWLQISELERGTSKFSESNVIGKGGDGIVYKGALSDGTVVAVKEIFDLESKGDEEFCYEVGIISTIKHRNLLALRGCCVTSDSLKGKRRFLIYEFMPNGSLSDHLCCYGGNRLTWPERKNIILDVAKGLAYLHYEIKPPIYHRDIKATNILLDSKMHAKLADFGLAKQGNDGESHLTTGVAGTYGYVAPEYALYGQLSEKSDVYSFGIVILEIMSGRKVLDALNSSTDSVTDWVWALAESGKMEEIFDESIREGSVKNMVRFVHVGMLCAHLVVAFRPTIVEALKMLEGDIEIPELPERPVPLGHASFQSSLLHGLQRSG; this comes from the coding sequence ATGATCCTTACCTTCATGTTGCTCTTCACCATTCTCATAGTTGCTGTTGCTGCATCTTCTTCATGCCCCATGGATCTCACCTATGTTAAAACCATTCCCTGGAACGCTTCAATCTGCAACAAAGACCCTGTTAACAAAGATCTCTGCTGTCAAGAACTTTCGAGCATCTTCGGCATAGGCCTTGCTGAACATCTCAAAGAAACATCTATGTTTTACCTTCCTGATCTAAACACTTCCTCCACTTGCTTATCTGATTTCAAACACAACCTTGCAGCCATCTCAGTGAAACCAAACATAGTCTCTTTTTGCTTCCCTAACCCAACCCAGTTTGTCACCAACTCTTCAGCTTGTGCAGGGATTACAACTCTACAAGATTGGAACCAAAAGGTCGCCATGGATGGCCCAGTGAAAACATCGTGCAAAGGGGACCTTAAAGACCAAACCCTCTGCAGTAATTGCATTGACGCTGCTTTAGAATTGGTTTCCAATCTGAAACGTACTGACCCAAATGCCAACAGATGTTTTTACTACACAGTTCTATACGTTGCAGCTGTTGCTAATCCGTTTGGGACCACAGATCTGAGCACTACTGGATGCATACTTGGCATGACACAACCATCTAATGCAGGAAGAAAAGGGTCatcaaacaaaagaagaaaaaagatcaAGCTTGTAATTACGTTGTTGGGTGTTGTTGTTGGTGTTGTGTTTGGTTTTGCTCTTGCTCTGATGGTCGTGTACAGGAAGTGGGATAAGAGAAGAAAGGAAAACGTTCGTCGCAGGGAAGTTGAAAACGAGGTTAGGGCTGGTGTTTTGCCTGGTACAGGTGCTAAATGGTTGCAGATATCAGAGCTGGAACGTGGCACGAGTAAATTTTCCGAGAGTAATGTGATTGGGAAAGGTGGTGATGGGATTGTGTACAAAGGGGCTCTTTCAGATGGCACTGTGGTTGCGGTGAAGGAAATTTTTGATTTGGAAAGTAAAGGCGATGAAGAGTTCTGCTATGAAGTTGGGATCATAAGCACAATAAAGCACAGGAATCTTCTTGCTCTTCGGGGTTGTTGTGTTACAAGTGATAGTTTGAAAGGTAAGAGGAGGTTTTTGATTTATGAGTTTATGCCTAATGGAAGCCTGAGTGATCATTTGTGTTGTTATGGTGGTAATAGGCTAACATGGCCAGAAAGGAAGAACATAATCCTTGATGTGGCTAAGGGGCTTGCTTATTTGCACTATGAAATCAAACCCCCAATTTATCATCGTGACATAAAAGCTACCAACATACTTTTGGACTCCAAAATGCATGCTAAATTGGCAGATTTTGGGTTGGCCAAACAGGGTAATGATGGTGAATCTCATCTAACTACAGGGGTTGCTGGCACTTATGGTTATGTAGCACCAGAATATGCACTGTATGGGCAACTTAGTGAGAAAAGTGATGTGTACAGTTTCGGTATTGTGATTCTGGAAATCATGAGTGGAAGAAAAGTGCTTGATGCTTTGAATTCTTCCACGGATTCAGTTACAGATTGGGTATGGGCACTTGCAGAATCTGGAAAGATGGAGGAGATTTTTGATGAGTCAATAAGAGAAGGGTCAGTGAAAAATATGGTAAGGTTTGTTCATGTTGGAATGTTATGTGCTCATTTGGTAGTGGCGTTTAGACCTACTATTGTTGAGGCCCTTAAGATGTTAGAAGGTGACATTGAGATTCCTGAATTACCTGAGAGGCCAGTGCCACTTGGTCATGCGTCCTTTCAATCTTCTCTGTTGCATGGTTTGCAGAGAAGTGGTTGA
- the LOC114195455 gene encoding amino acid permease 3-like, with product MLEDGVRRTNPVAFFDDDGRRKRTGTVWTASAHIITAVIGSGVLSLAWAIAQLGWVAGPAVMVLFSGVTYYTSILLAACYRTGDQLTGRRNYTYTQAVRSYLGGMNVKFCALVQYANLFGVAIGYTIAASISMMAVKRSNCYHNSGGKDPCKMNSNVYMISFGIVQIVLSQIPDFKELWWLSIVAAVISFTYSITGLGLGIAKVIANGTVKGSLTGVSIGTVSQSQKIWRSFQAFGNIAFAYSYSMILIEIQDTIKSPPEESKTMSKATLVSVSVMTIFYLLCGCFGYAAFGDSSPANLLTGFGFYNPYWLLDIANAAIVVHLVGAYQVDCQPLFKFIENNAAQKFPESDFVTKEFEVHIPGCRPFKFNLFRLVWRTSFVICCTVIAMVVPFFNDIAGLIGAIGFWPLTVYFPVEMYIVQTNIPKWSTKWICLQMLSGLCCLLTIVAAIGSFTAVLEDIKVYKPFKTNY from the exons ATGTTGGAAGATGGTGTAAGAAGAACAAATCCAGTGGCATTTTTTGATGACGATGGCCGTCGCAAAAGAACTG GAACGGTTTGGACTGCAAGTGCCCACATAATAACAGCTGTTATTGGCTCTGGGGTGTTGTCTTTGGCTTGGGCTATTGCTCAACTTGGATGGGTTGCTGGTCCTGCTGTAATGGTTCTCTTCTCTGGTGTCACTTATTATACCTCAATTCTTCTAGCTGCTTGTTACCGCACCGGTGATCAACTCACTGGCAGGAGAAACTACACCTACACTCAAGCTGTCAGATCCTACCTAG GTGGAATGAATGTCAAGTTTTGTGCGTTGGTTCAGTATGCCAACCTTTTTGGAGTGGCAATCGGGTACACCATAGCAGCTTCCATAAGCATGAT GGCCGTTAAAAGGTCTAATTGTTATCATAATAGCGGAGGAAAAGATCCATGCAAAATGAACAGCAATGTTTACATGATTTCATTTGGAATTGTTCAAATTGTTTTGTCCCAAATACCAGATTTCAAGGAGTTGTGGTGGCTCTCCATTGTGGCTGCTGTCATTTCCTTCACATACTCAATAACTGGACTTGGTCTTGGAATTGCTAAAGTCATAG CAAACGGGACGGTTAAAGGAAGCTTAACTGGTGTAAGTATTGGTACTGTCTCACAAAGCCAAAAAATTTGGAGGAGCTTCCAAGCTTTTGGTAACATAGCCTTCGCCTACTCCTACTCAATGATCCTTATAGAAATTCAG GACACAATCAAATCACCTCCTGAAGAGTCAAAGACAATGTCAAAGGCTACTTTAGTGAGTGTCTCAGTGATGACCATTTTCTATCTGCTATGTGGTTGCTTTGGCTATGCAGCTTTTGGAGATTCAAGCCCTGCAAACCTTCTCACTGGTTTTGGCTTCTATAACCCATATTGGCTCCTTGACATAGCCAATGCTGCCATTGTTGTCCACCTTGTAGGTGCATACCAAGTTGACTGCCAACCCCTgttcaaatttattgaaaacaaCGCAGCACAAAAGTTCCCGGAGAGTGATTTTGTGACGAAGGAATTTGAAGTACACATCCCTGGTTGCAGACCCTTCAAGTTCAACCTCTTCAGGTTGGTTTGGAGGACAAGTTTTGTGATCTGCTGTACTGTGATAGCAATGGTGGTACCATTCTTCAATGACATTGCGGGGCTGATTGGAGCCATTGGATTTTGGCCACTCACAGTGTATTTCCCAGTGGAGATGTATATTGTTCAAACTAATATACCAAAATGGAGCACCAAATGGATATGCCTGCAGATGCTTAGTGGTTTATGCTGCCTCTTGACAATTGTAGCTGCAATAGGTTCCTTCACAGCAGTTCTTGAGGATATTAAAGTTTACAAGCCCTTCAAGACCAATTACTAG